A region of Lacinutrix sp. Hel_I_90 DNA encodes the following proteins:
- a CDS encoding N-acetyltransferase translates to MIDAAELVDNEFLRQFELKTEDHFAKIEYSLQERKIFLTKLIIPEGIEDENFTAEFLKLVLEHIKEGETLSVVPTSPEIAKFIRRNRQYKSLLPVGLRI, encoded by the coding sequence ATGATTGATGCAGCAGAATTAGTTGACAATGAGTTTTTACGTCAATTTGAATTAAAAACCGAAGATCATTTCGCTAAAATTGAATACTCTCTTCAAGAGCGAAAAATCTTCTTAACAAAACTTATCATCCCTGAAGGTATTGAAGACGAAAATTTCACAGCAGAATTCCTTAAATTAGTTTTAGAACATATTAAAGAAGGAGAAACCTTAAGTGTTGTGCCTACTAGTCCAGAAATTGCTAAATTTATTAGACGCAATAGGCAATACAAAAGCTTATTGCCTGTTGGTTTAAGAATTTAA
- the mtaB gene encoding tRNA (N(6)-L-threonylcarbamoyladenosine(37)-C(2))-methylthiotransferase MtaB: MNKKVAFYTLGCKLNFSETSTIARSFTAEGFDRVDFSEPADIYVINTCSVTENADKRFKTIVKHAQKANPEAFVAAVGCYAQLKPQELADVSGVDLVLGATEKFKLTSYLNDLSKNDFGEVHSCDIDDADFYVGSYSIGDRTRAFLKVQDGCDYKCTYCTIPLARGISRSDALENVLQNAKEISEKGIKEIVLTGVNIGDYGKGEFGNKKHEHTFYELVQALDEVEGIERLRISSIEPNLLKNETITFVAKSRTFVPHFHIPLQSGSNAILKLMRRRYMSELYVDRVNKIKEVMPHACIGVDVIVGFPGETEDEFLRTYNFLNDLDISYLHVFTYSERENTAAAEMEHVVPKKIRAKRSKMLRGLSAKKRRAFYENQIGSSRTVLFEADNKEGYIHGFTENYVKVKTPWNPELVNTLQEVELTKIDDDGIVRFNFTKVIA; encoded by the coding sequence ATGAATAAAAAAGTCGCCTTTTACACGCTGGGATGTAAACTTAATTTTTCTGAAACTTCAACGATTGCCAGAAGTTTTACAGCCGAAGGTTTTGATCGTGTAGATTTTTCTGAACCTGCAGATATTTATGTTATTAATACCTGTTCTGTAACAGAAAATGCCGATAAGCGTTTTAAAACTATAGTAAAGCACGCCCAAAAAGCTAACCCAGAAGCCTTTGTCGCTGCAGTAGGCTGCTATGCGCAATTAAAACCACAAGAGTTGGCAGATGTTAGTGGTGTAGACCTGGTGCTTGGAGCAACTGAAAAATTTAAACTTACGAGCTACCTGAACGATTTATCCAAAAACGATTTTGGTGAAGTACATTCCTGTGATATTGATGATGCCGATTTTTATGTTGGAAGTTATTCTATAGGCGATAGAACACGTGCCTTTTTAAAAGTACAAGATGGTTGCGATTACAAGTGTACCTATTGTACCATTCCATTAGCGCGCGGTATTTCAAGAAGTGATGCGTTAGAAAATGTATTGCAAAATGCCAAGGAAATTTCAGAAAAAGGAATTAAAGAAATTGTATTAACGGGGGTTAATATTGGTGATTATGGTAAAGGTGAATTTGGTAACAAAAAACATGAGCATACTTTTTATGAATTGGTACAGGCCTTAGATGAAGTTGAAGGTATTGAACGGTTACGTATTTCTTCGATAGAACCCAATTTACTAAAGAATGAAACCATCACTTTTGTTGCAAAAAGTAGAACCTTTGTACCACATTTTCATATTCCACTCCAAAGTGGGAGTAATGCTATTTTGAAATTGATGCGTCGTCGTTATATGAGCGAATTGTATGTGGATCGTGTTAATAAAATTAAAGAAGTTATGCCACATGCCTGTATTGGTGTGGATGTAATTGTAGGTTTTCCAGGAGAAACAGAGGACGAGTTTTTGAGGACTTACAATTTTTTAAACGACTTGGATATTTCATATTTGCATGTGTTTACTTATTCTGAAAGAGAAAATACAGCAGCGGCAGAAATGGAGCATGTCGTTCCTAAAAAAATTAGAGCGAAGCGGAGTAAAATGTTACGAGGGTTGAGCGCGAAAAAGCGTCGTGCCTTTTATGAGAATCAAATAGGAAGTTCGAGAACAGTACTTTTTGAAGCAGATAATAAAGAAGGCTATATTCATGGTTTTACAGAAAACTATGTCAAAGTTAAAACCCCATGGAACCCAGAATTAGTAAATACACTTCAAGAAGTCGAATTAACTAAGATTGATGATGATGGTATTGTGCGTTTTAACTTTACAAAAGTAATCGCATAA
- a CDS encoding ABC transporter substrate-binding protein codes for MVKLNYNERKHLKHCFSTVCCFLFLFSCGSDNNSIKDNHVFRYNEHKNIGSLDPAFAKDNADIWAVNQLFNGLVQMDEALDVQPCIAKDWSISEDGLTYSFTLRDDVFFHKHSLFGKDSTRTVKASDFDYSLNRLIDKQVASPGRWVMDRVEGFSAENDSVFNIKLRQPFPAFLGLLTMKYCSVVPQEIVEHYGSDFRSQVIGTGPFKLKRWEENIKLVLRKNHNYFETDANGTALPYLEAVAITFLPDKQSEFLQFIQGNLDFLNSLDASYQDDILTTQGVLRAKYTKAINMIRGPYLNTEYLAFFMDAEASEIQSKLLRQAVNYGFDRQKMMTYLRNGIGSPATGGFIPKGLPGYNASIGFDYDPEKAKALIAQYKAESGNTTPELTITTTSNYLNFCEYIQRELQKKGLTVTVDVIPPSTLKSAKANGKLDLFRASWVADYPDAQNYLSLYYSENFAPNGPNYTHFKNELYDALYKQSFTETNTKKRVLLYTKMDSLVMSETPIIPLYYDEVVRFTRKGVSGLGNNAINLLELKHVKKL; via the coding sequence ATGGTGAAATTGAATTACAACGAACGCAAACACCTAAAACACTGTTTTTCAACAGTTTGTTGTTTCCTTTTTCTTTTTTCTTGTGGAAGCGATAACAATTCAATTAAAGATAACCACGTTTTTAGATATAACGAACACAAAAATATTGGCTCTTTAGATCCTGCTTTCGCAAAGGACAATGCAGATATTTGGGCCGTTAATCAGCTATTCAATGGCTTAGTGCAAATGGATGAAGCGCTAGACGTCCAGCCTTGTATAGCAAAAGACTGGTCTATATCTGAAGACGGACTCACCTACTCTTTCACCCTTAGAGATGACGTGTTTTTTCATAAGCATTCATTATTTGGAAAAGATTCTACACGCACAGTAAAAGCTTCAGATTTCGACTATAGTTTGAATCGGTTAATCGATAAACAGGTGGCTTCTCCTGGCCGTTGGGTAATGGATCGGGTTGAAGGTTTTTCAGCAGAAAATGATTCGGTTTTCAATATAAAATTAAGACAACCCTTTCCTGCTTTTCTAGGGCTTCTAACTATGAAATACTGCTCAGTAGTACCTCAAGAAATTGTTGAACACTACGGAAGTGATTTTAGATCGCAGGTTATTGGTACTGGCCCTTTTAAATTAAAACGATGGGAAGAAAACATTAAATTGGTGCTTCGAAAAAACCATAATTATTTCGAAACTGATGCTAACGGAACAGCCTTACCTTATTTAGAAGCTGTTGCGATTACTTTTTTACCAGATAAACAAAGCGAATTTTTACAGTTTATACAAGGCAACTTAGATTTTTTAAACTCTTTGGACGCCTCCTATCAGGATGATATTTTAACAACACAGGGTGTGTTACGTGCCAAATACACCAAAGCGATTAACATGATTCGTGGACCATATTTAAATACAGAATACCTTGCTTTTTTTATGGATGCTGAAGCCAGTGAAATTCAATCTAAATTACTGAGACAAGCTGTAAATTATGGATTCGACAGACAAAAAATGATGACCTATTTAAGAAACGGTATTGGCAGTCCAGCGACAGGCGGCTTTATTCCTAAGGGGTTACCAGGTTATAATGCTTCTATTGGTTTTGATTATGACCCTGAAAAAGCAAAAGCCTTAATTGCACAATACAAAGCGGAATCTGGAAACACAACTCCAGAACTAACGATAACAACGACTAGCAATTATCTTAATTTTTGTGAATACATTCAACGTGAACTTCAAAAAAAAGGTTTAACAGTGACCGTAGATGTTATCCCTCCTTCTACGCTTAAAAGTGCTAAAGCCAATGGGAAATTAGATTTGTTTAGAGCCAGTTGGGTCGCAGACTATCCCGATGCCCAAAATTATTTGTCGCTATATTATAGTGAGAATTTTGCTCCAAACGGACCAAACTACACACACTTTAAAAATGAATTATACGACGCATTATACAAACAATCCTTTACAGAAACGAATACAAAAAAAAGAGTACTACTCTATACAAAAATGGATAGTTTGGTTATGAGCGAAACCCCTATCATACCTTTATATTACGATGAAGTGGTCAGGTTTACACGAAAAGGGGTGTCAGGCTTAGGCAATAACGCTATCAATTTATTAGAATTAAAGCATGTTAAGAAGTTATAA
- a CDS encoding lysoplasmalogenase family protein has protein sequence MLSYLCMILALFKNKINFAILYFSILFIDIVVKLYLEAVPFRYLSKPLVVGLLLIYYTLNNNETSKWRKRYLYSALLCFLIGDVLFITYEITTLYITAMALFIVGKMFYAFRFSNQRDFRIVTLIPLFSICFIYMIGIMLLVMNSIGAFFTPILIYLFASLIVVLFAFLRKDEVIYRSFVLVLIGVVMAIFSETIVLLKSFYNPNFTYHNTLIMLFYGISQYFVIHGLVEEVKVKRKIITS, from the coding sequence ATGCTTTCCTACCTATGTATGATACTAGCCTTATTTAAAAACAAAATAAACTTCGCGATATTATATTTTTCAATTCTATTTATTGATATTGTTGTGAAACTGTATTTAGAAGCAGTGCCATTTAGGTATTTGTCAAAACCTTTGGTAGTAGGTTTGTTGCTTATTTATTATACTTTAAATAATAATGAAACTTCTAAATGGCGTAAGCGTTACTTGTATAGCGCTTTGTTATGTTTTCTTATTGGAGATGTCTTATTCATTACTTACGAAATAACAACATTATACATCACAGCCATGGCACTATTTATAGTTGGAAAGATGTTTTATGCTTTTCGTTTTTCTAATCAACGAGATTTTAGAATAGTCACGCTTATACCCTTATTCAGTATTTGTTTTATATATATGATTGGCATAATGTTGCTTGTAATGAATAGTATAGGAGCTTTTTTTACGCCGATTTTAATCTATTTGTTTGCTAGTTTAATTGTGGTGTTGTTTGCATTTCTTAGAAAAGACGAAGTAATCTATAGAAGTTTTGTTTTAGTTTTAATAGGTGTGGTTATGGCAATTTTTTCAGAGACTATCGTTTTGCTAAAGTCTTTTTACAATCCGAATTTTACGTATCACAACACCTTAATAATGTTATTTTATGGAATATCACAGTATTTTGTTATTCATGGTCTTGTGGAAGAGGTAAAAGTAAAAAGAAAGATTATAACTTCTTAA
- a CDS encoding GlmU family protein: protein MNYILFDGPSRNQLLPFTYTRPVADIRVGILTIREKWERFLQATTTTVTEDYLADKWPMVELEENVMINASFCPSELLVSKIQDLKENQAIFKAEEVIAFYTKESQEEIDLSTYEAIEFEQDLLTIEHTWDIFAKNGEAITHDFELLTKERTSQPIPKSNNIIAGENIFLEAGATLEFVTLNASSGPIYIGADAEIMEGSVIRGPFALCEHATVKLASKIYGPTTVGPHSKVGGEVNNSVIFGYSNKGHDGFLGNSVIGEWCNLGADTNNSNLKNNYAEVRLWDYETEGFAKTGLQFCGLMMGDHSKCGINTMFNTGTVVGVMANIFGSGFPRNFVPSYSWGGSSGFTTYLTKKAFEVVEVVMSRRNMVFSAQDKAILEFVFEATKRYRRE from the coding sequence ATGAATTATATTCTCTTCGATGGGCCATCACGAAACCAATTACTACCGTTCACCTATACAAGACCAGTAGCAGATATACGCGTAGGTATTTTAACCATTCGGGAAAAATGGGAGCGTTTTTTGCAGGCTACAACAACTACGGTTACAGAAGATTATTTAGCAGACAAATGGCCAATGGTAGAGTTAGAGGAGAACGTTATGATTAACGCTTCGTTTTGTCCTTCGGAACTCCTAGTGTCTAAAATTCAAGATTTAAAAGAGAATCAGGCTATTTTTAAAGCGGAAGAGGTTATTGCTTTTTATACTAAAGAATCACAAGAAGAGATTGATTTGTCAACCTATGAGGCTATTGAATTTGAACAGGATTTATTAACTATTGAACATACCTGGGATATATTTGCAAAAAATGGAGAAGCAATAACTCATGATTTTGAGTTGTTAACTAAAGAAAGAACGTCGCAGCCCATTCCAAAATCAAATAATATTATAGCAGGAGAAAATATTTTTTTAGAAGCAGGCGCAACGTTGGAATTTGTAACCCTTAATGCTAGTTCAGGTCCTATTTACATTGGTGCTGATGCTGAAATAATGGAAGGAAGCGTCATTCGCGGTCCTTTTGCATTATGTGAACATGCCACTGTTAAGTTGGCTTCAAAAATTTACGGACCAACAACGGTTGGTCCACATAGTAAAGTGGGCGGAGAGGTTAATAACTCGGTTATTTTTGGTTACTCTAATAAAGGGCACGATGGATTTCTAGGAAATTCGGTTATAGGTGAATGGTGTAATTTAGGGGCAGATACTAATAATTCAAATTTGAAAAATAATTATGCCGAAGTAAGGCTTTGGGATTATGAAACCGAAGGTTTTGCAAAAACAGGTTTGCAGTTTTGTGGCTTAATGATGGGGGATCACAGTAAATGTGGTATTAATACCATGTTTAATACAGGAACTGTTGTTGGTGTGATGGCTAATATTTTTGGTAGTGGTTTTCCACGAAATTTTGTACCAAGTTACAGTTGGGGCGGGAGCTCTGGTTTTACGACCTACCTTACAAAAAAAGCTTTTGAAGTAGTCGAAGTCGTGATGTCGAGACGAAATATGGTGTTTTCTGCTCAAGACAAAGCTATTTTAGAGTTCGTTTTTGAAGCGACTAAACGTTACAGAAGAGAATAG
- a CDS encoding type B 50S ribosomal protein L31, translated as MKKDIHPENYRVVAFKDMSNEDVFLTKSTANTNETLEVEGVEYPLVKMEISRTSHPFYTGKSKLIDTAGRIDKFKNKYAKFKK; from the coding sequence ATGAAAAAAGATATACATCCAGAAAATTATAGAGTAGTAGCATTTAAAGACATGTCTAATGAAGACGTTTTTTTAACAAAATCTACTGCCAATACAAACGAAACTTTAGAAGTTGAAGGTGTAGAGTATCCATTAGTAAAAATGGAAATTTCAAGAACATCTCACCCGTTTTACACAGGTAAATCTAAATTAATTGATACTGCTGGACGTATTGATAAATTCAAAAACAAATACGCGAAATTCAAAAAATAA
- a CDS encoding DUF4199 domain-containing protein — METSIKSNALNYGLYLGILLALVTISGYALNLELLTKWWLGLIMFVVIVVFGIISTVKSKRLLNGIITFKEAFSSYFITVAIGIIISMIISIIIFNFIDPEAAIVLKEKTIEASIQMMRNFNAPEEAVANALEQMEAQKNQFSIGPQLQSNAIFLIIQAVIGLIVALIMKRNPENVE, encoded by the coding sequence ATGGAAACTTCAATTAAATCAAATGCTTTAAATTACGGTCTTTATTTAGGTATTTTATTGGCATTAGTCACAATATCTGGCTATGCTTTAAATCTCGAACTGCTAACCAAATGGTGGCTAGGTCTTATTATGTTTGTGGTTATTGTAGTGTTTGGCATTATCTCTACTGTTAAATCTAAAAGGCTTTTAAATGGCATCATTACTTTTAAAGAGGCCTTTAGTTCATATTTTATTACGGTTGCCATTGGAATTATTATTAGCATGATTATTAGTATTATTATTTTTAACTTTATAGATCCTGAGGCTGCAATCGTGTTAAAAGAAAAAACGATTGAGGCATCCATTCAAATGATGCGCAATTTTAATGCTCCTGAAGAAGCCGTTGCAAATGCATTGGAACAAATGGAAGCACAAAAAAATCAGTTTTCTATAGGACCACAACTCCAATCTAATGCCATATTTCTTATTATACAGGCAGTTATTGGACTTATCGTAGCTTTAATTATGAAAAGAAACCCAGAAAACGTAGAATAG
- a CDS encoding glycosyltransferase family 2 protein: protein MDISVVIPLLNEQESLTELHDWIANVMQSNRFSYEIIFIDDGSTDASWKTIETLAQKDINVKGIRLLKNFGKSQALHAGFAKAQGDVVITMDGDLQDNPEEIPSLYNKIITEHFDLVSGWKKKRYDNKFTKNLPSKLFNWAARKTSGVKLNDFNCGLKAYRNNVVKNIDVNGEMHRYIPVLAKNAGFINIGEQVVQHQARKYGETKFGMERFINGFLDLITIWFISRFGKRPMHLFGALGVIMFAIGFAFSTYLGINKAFFHQSGRLITQRPQFYIALTTMIIGSQFFVAGFLGEIILRSRQDKKRYLVKDELNF, encoded by the coding sequence ATGGACATATCAGTAGTCATACCACTACTTAACGAACAAGAATCACTCACAGAATTACACGATTGGATTGCAAACGTTATGCAATCCAATCGTTTTTCTTATGAAATTATCTTTATTGATGATGGCTCTACCGATGCCTCATGGAAAACTATTGAAACCTTAGCACAAAAAGATATTAATGTAAAAGGCATTCGTTTACTAAAGAATTTTGGAAAATCACAAGCCTTGCACGCCGGTTTTGCTAAAGCTCAAGGTGATGTGGTAATCACCATGGATGGTGATCTACAAGATAATCCTGAGGAAATACCATCGCTTTATAATAAAATCATCACCGAGCACTTCGATTTGGTCTCTGGCTGGAAGAAGAAACGCTACGATAATAAGTTCACGAAAAACCTCCCCTCTAAACTCTTTAATTGGGCGGCTCGTAAAACCTCTGGTGTAAAGCTTAATGATTTTAATTGCGGACTCAAAGCCTACAGAAATAATGTCGTAAAAAACATTGATGTCAATGGTGAAATGCACCGTTATATTCCTGTACTGGCAAAAAATGCTGGTTTTATAAATATTGGCGAACAAGTTGTACAGCATCAGGCCAGAAAATATGGTGAGACTAAATTTGGAATGGAACGTTTTATAAACGGCTTTTTAGATCTTATTACCATTTGGTTTATTTCGCGATTTGGTAAACGGCCCATGCACTTATTTGGTGCCTTAGGAGTAATCATGTTTGCTATCGGTTTTGCGTTTTCTACTTACTTAGGTATAAACAAAGCCTTCTTTCATCAATCGGGACGCTTGATAACCCAAAGACCTCAATTTTATATTGCATTAACGACTATGATTATTGGATCACAGTTTTTTGTCGCTGGTTTTTTAGGTGAAATTATTCTACGCAGCAGACAAGATAAAAAACGGTATTTGGTTAAAGACGAGTTAAACTTTTAA
- a CDS encoding phospho-sugar mutase → MIQIEPKLLERVNSWLTPGFDKNTQDHIKALIGSNPDTLKESFYKDLEFGTGGMRGIMGIGTNRINKYTLGKNTQGISNYMHQVFPNQTLKVAIAFDCRHNSKSLAKVVADVFSANNIEVYLFVDLRPTPELSFALKYLDCHCGIVLTASHNPPEYNGYKVYWQDGGQLVPPQDTEIITLINALDYSEIKFNANENLIHLIGKEIDTAFIEASVKNGSFNTSPEARKDLNVVFTSLHGTAITTIPETLKRAGYSNVNIVEEQRLPDGDFPTVKSPNPEEPEALKMAIALANKVDGDIVIGTDPDSDRLGVAVRNLDNELIILNGNQTMLLMTDFLLKQWKDKGKIKDNEFIASTIVSTPMMSVLAKAYNVECKIGLTGFKWIAKMIKDFPNQNFIGGGEESFGYMVGDFVRDKDANTATLLACEIAAQAKAKGSSMYKELIALYVKHGLYKERLVSITKKGIEGAQEIKQMMVDARENPLKTVNGSKVISIEDYQLSTAQNQMTGATKTITIPRSNVLIYETEDGSRIALRPSGTEPKIKFYISVNTALNAAEDFEKTEQQLETKIDAILKDMQLN, encoded by the coding sequence ATGATACAAATTGAACCAAAACTATTAGAACGCGTAAACTCGTGGTTAACCCCTGGGTTTGATAAAAATACTCAAGATCACATAAAAGCGTTAATAGGCAGCAATCCAGACACCTTAAAGGAAAGTTTCTATAAAGATCTCGAATTTGGGACAGGCGGTATGCGTGGGATTATGGGTATTGGTACCAATAGGATTAATAAATATACCTTAGGAAAAAACACACAAGGTATAAGCAATTACATGCATCAGGTATTTCCCAATCAAACGCTGAAAGTGGCCATAGCTTTCGATTGCAGACATAATAGTAAATCTTTAGCAAAAGTCGTTGCAGATGTATTCTCTGCTAATAATATAGAGGTCTATCTTTTTGTAGACCTACGACCTACTCCAGAATTATCATTTGCTTTAAAATATTTAGATTGTCATTGCGGTATTGTTCTAACAGCTTCTCACAATCCACCAGAATATAATGGGTATAAAGTATATTGGCAAGATGGTGGTCAACTTGTTCCGCCTCAAGACACTGAAATTATTACTCTAATTAATGCTTTAGATTATTCTGAAATTAAATTCAATGCCAATGAAAATCTAATCCACTTAATAGGAAAAGAAATAGATACTGCTTTCATTGAGGCTTCTGTAAAAAATGGAAGTTTTAACACCTCTCCCGAAGCAAGAAAAGATTTAAATGTAGTTTTTACTTCTCTACACGGCACGGCTATCACCACCATCCCTGAAACGCTAAAACGTGCGGGATATAGTAACGTTAATATTGTTGAAGAGCAACGGCTTCCTGATGGCGATTTTCCTACAGTAAAATCACCTAACCCTGAAGAACCTGAAGCACTTAAAATGGCTATCGCTTTAGCCAATAAAGTAGATGGGGATATTGTTATAGGCACAGATCCTGACAGTGATCGTTTAGGAGTAGCCGTAAGAAATCTGGACAATGAACTGATTATTTTAAACGGAAATCAAACCATGTTATTAATGACTGATTTTCTTTTAAAACAATGGAAAGACAAAGGAAAAATTAAAGACAACGAATTTATAGCTTCTACAATAGTTTCTACCCCTATGATGAGCGTTTTAGCTAAAGCCTATAACGTAGAATGTAAAATAGGACTCACTGGTTTTAAGTGGATTGCTAAAATGATAAAAGATTTTCCAAACCAAAATTTCATTGGTGGTGGTGAAGAAAGTTTTGGCTATATGGTTGGTGATTTTGTACGTGATAAAGATGCGAATACCGCCACATTATTAGCATGCGAAATCGCAGCACAAGCAAAAGCAAAGGGCAGCTCGATGTATAAAGAACTTATAGCTCTATATGTAAAACATGGTCTCTATAAAGAACGCTTGGTTTCTATAACTAAAAAAGGGATTGAAGGCGCTCAGGAAATTAAACAAATGATGGTAGACGCCCGTGAAAACCCTTTAAAAACTGTTAATGGCTCTAAAGTAATTAGCATTGAGGACTACCAATTATCCACGGCTCAAAATCAAATGACCGGAGCAACTAAAACCATAACTATTCCAAGATCTAACGTATTAATTTACGAAACCGAAGATGGTTCTCGTATCGCTTTAAGACCTAGTGGTACAGAACCTAAAATAAAATTCTATATTAGTGTTAATACAGCCTTAAATGCTGCAGAAGATTTCGAGAAAACGGAACAACAATTAGAAACTAAAATTGATGCTATATTAAAAGATATGCAACTCAACTAA
- a CDS encoding ABC transporter ATP-binding protein, producing MKKILIQLLPFIKKYKKHVVLNVIFNILNALFGTLSLVSLIPMLDVLFDKTNRVKKEPVWNGIGDFLKYGNDLLNYKVSGYLENGDEQIALLIVIALVIITFALKNLFGYFASQHVMYLKNGVLTDLRNDMYDNIINLPLRFYSKRQKGDIMARILGDIGEMQNSLFIILELIVREPLNVIFAIGMMFYINWRLSLFVLVFIPTAGFVISRIGKRLKSQSLTAQQESGRLISIVEETLTGLKIVKSYTAESVFKYNFKNSADRLLKLSNSIGLRNNLAGPVSEFLGITTIAILLWYGGTLVLVDKTIEGTTFIGFMLLAYGILTPAKAISKASYKVKNGMAAADRVFEILHEADTMPDIPNALELNEFKSEITINTISFKYDDDLVLKNFSIKVPKGKTVALVGQSGSGKSTIANLLTRFYDVNEGSIAIDGNDIRNITKKSLRDLMGLVTQDSILFNDTIKNNLLIGKQEASEEEVVEALKIANAWEFVKDLPKGIETNVGDAGNNFSGGQKQRLSIARAVLKNPPIMVLDEATSALDTESERLVQIALENMMKNRTSIVIAHRLSTIQNADEIIVMHKGEIAEQGKHNELMAKNGTYKKLVEMQSFD from the coding sequence ATGAAAAAAATATTAATTCAGTTACTACCTTTTATTAAAAAATATAAAAAACACGTTGTTCTAAATGTGATTTTCAATATCCTAAATGCTTTATTTGGAACCCTTTCCTTGGTTTCACTAATCCCCATGCTTGATGTTTTGTTTGACAAAACAAACAGAGTTAAAAAAGAGCCCGTTTGGAATGGTATTGGAGATTTCCTGAAATATGGTAACGACCTTCTAAACTATAAAGTAAGTGGCTATTTAGAAAATGGTGATGAGCAAATTGCTTTACTTATAGTAATCGCTTTGGTAATTATCACATTTGCATTAAAAAACCTGTTTGGGTATTTCGCAAGTCAACATGTTATGTATTTAAAAAATGGCGTATTAACAGACTTAAGAAATGACATGTACGATAACATTATTAATCTACCCTTACGCTTCTATTCTAAAAGACAAAAAGGAGATATAATGGCAAGAATATTAGGAGATATTGGCGAAATGCAAAACTCTTTATTTATTATTTTAGAATTGATAGTGAGGGAGCCTTTAAATGTAATTTTTGCTATTGGTATGATGTTTTACATAAATTGGCGATTATCTCTTTTTGTTTTAGTTTTCATTCCTACCGCTGGATTCGTTATTTCTAGGATTGGCAAAAGGCTTAAAAGTCAATCCTTAACAGCCCAACAAGAATCAGGAAGACTAATTTCTATAGTGGAAGAAACCTTAACAGGATTGAAAATAGTAAAAAGCTATACAGCAGAGTCTGTTTTTAAGTATAATTTTAAAAACTCAGCGGATAGATTATTGAAGTTATCTAATAGCATAGGACTAAGAAATAATCTTGCTGGTCCTGTTAGTGAATTTTTAGGCATTACAACGATAGCGATATTATTATGGTATGGTGGTACTTTAGTATTGGTAGATAAAACCATTGAAGGCACAACATTTATAGGTTTTATGCTACTTGCCTATGGTATATTAACTCCTGCTAAAGCAATAAGCAAAGCCTCATATAAAGTAAAAAATGGTATGGCCGCTGCAGATCGCGTATTCGAAATTTTACATGAAGCAGATACAATGCCAGACATACCAAATGCCCTTGAACTCAATGAATTTAAAAGCGAGATTACTATCAATACTATTTCATTTAAGTATGACGATGATTTAGTACTAAAAAACTTTTCAATAAAAGTACCCAAAGGAAAAACGGTTGCGCTAGTAGGGCAATCTGGTAGTGGAAAAAGCACCATTGCCAATTTACTTACGCGCTTTTATGATGTGAATGAAGGCAGTATTGCTATTGATGGGAACGACATTAGAAATATTACAAAAAAATCACTCCGTGACCTTATGGGGTTAGTTACCCAAGACTCTATTCTATTTAATGACACAATAAAAAACAATTTACTCATTGGGAAGCAAGAGGCCAGTGAAGAAGAGGTCGTCGAGGCACTTAAAATTGCTAATGCCTGGGAATTTGTAAAAGATTTACCCAAAGGAATAGAAACAAATGTGGGTGATGCTGGAAATAATTTTTCTGGAGGACAAAAACAACGTTTAAGCATCGCACGAGCTGTTCTTAAAAACCCGCCAATCATGGTGCTCGATGAAGCCACCTCTGCATTGGATACAGAAAGCGAACGCTTAGTTCAAATCGCACTAGAGAACATGATGAAAAACCGTACCTCTATTGTTATTGCGCACAGATTATCTACTATTCAAAACGCAGATGAAATCATTGTCATGCATAAAGGTGAGATTGCCGAACAAGGCAAACATAATGAGCTTATGGCAAAAAATGGAACATATAAAAAGCTAGTCGAAATGCAAAGCTTTGATTAA